A region from the Desulfuribacillus alkaliarsenatis genome encodes:
- the glyQ gene encoding glycine--tRNA ligase subunit alpha — protein MNVQEMILTLQDFWGKQKCAILQPYDVEKGAGTMSPYTFLRVIGPEKWNVAYVEPSRRPADGRYGENPNRLYQHHQFQVIMKPSPDNIQELYLESLKKLGIDPLEHDIRFVEDNWESPTLGAWGLGWEVWLDGMEITQFTYFQQVGGIDMKPVAVEITYGIERLASYIQEKENVYDLLWVDGITYGDIFKNAEYEHSKYTFEISDSNMLFNLFSTYEQEAERALKENLVLPAYDLVLKCSHTFNLLDARGAISVTERTGYIARVRNLARKCAEMYYQQRQELGFPLA, from the coding sequence ATGAACGTTCAAGAAATGATATTAACCCTACAAGATTTTTGGGGTAAACAGAAATGTGCTATTTTACAGCCATATGATGTGGAAAAAGGAGCAGGTACTATGAGTCCCTATACCTTTTTACGGGTAATAGGACCTGAGAAATGGAATGTTGCTTATGTAGAGCCTTCACGAAGACCTGCAGATGGTAGATACGGCGAAAACCCTAATCGTTTATATCAACATCATCAGTTCCAGGTAATTATGAAGCCGTCTCCAGACAATATCCAAGAATTATATTTAGAATCCCTTAAAAAGCTAGGGATAGACCCATTAGAACATGATATTCGCTTTGTTGAAGACAACTGGGAATCTCCAACCTTAGGTGCGTGGGGACTTGGCTGGGAAGTATGGCTAGATGGTATGGAAATCACTCAATTTACATACTTTCAGCAGGTTGGTGGAATTGATATGAAGCCAGTTGCCGTGGAGATAACGTACGGTATAGAGAGGCTAGCATCTTATATTCAAGAAAAAGAAAATGTATATGATTTATTATGGGTTGATGGTATTACTTACGGTGATATTTTTAAGAATGCAGAATATGAACATTCAAAGTACACCTTCGAAATATCTGATAGTAATATGCTATTTAATCTATTCAGTACCTATGAGCAGGAAGCAGAAAGAGCATTAAAAGAAAATTTAGTTTTACCTGCATACGATTTAGTGCTTAAGTGCTCGCACACATTTAATTTGTTGGATGCTAGGGGAGCTATTAGTGTAACAGAAAGAACAGGATACATTGCTAGGGTTAGAAACCTTGCTCGTAAATGTGCTGAAATGTATTATCAGCAGAGACAAGAGCTTGGATTCCCTTTAGCTTAA
- a CDS encoding DUF4342 domain-containing protein, whose amino-acid sequence MNHANEMSEKDFQELIKDVQAVSSYTGASMKEAYETYLRCNKDVVKAIIELEEAELELPIYETVVVQGERLFDYISEMIVKGNVSRVIIKRNDCTLLTIPVTMGAIGVIMFPYVSVITLLALMFGQFDVIVERDKHAVKCKEEQQGVKKMRLATVDRV is encoded by the coding sequence ATGAATCATGCAAATGAAATGTCAGAAAAAGATTTCCAGGAACTAATTAAGGATGTACAAGCTGTTTCTTCATATACAGGCGCCAGTATGAAAGAAGCCTACGAGACATACTTAAGGTGCAACAAGGATGTCGTTAAGGCTATAATTGAACTAGAAGAGGCGGAGCTAGAACTTCCTATATATGAAACTGTAGTTGTTCAAGGGGAAAGATTATTTGATTATATAAGTGAGATGATTGTAAAGGGCAACGTTAGTCGAGTAATTATTAAACGAAACGATTGTACATTACTTACTATCCCAGTTACTATGGGTGCAATTGGTGTTATAATGTTTCCTTATGTATCTGTGATAACGTTGCTGGCTCTAATGTTTGGTCAATTTGACGTGATAGTAGAACGGGATAAACATGCAGTAAAGTGTAAGGAAGAGCAGCAGGGAGTAAAGAAAATGCGCTTAGCGACAGTTGACAGAGTGTAA
- the recO gene encoding DNA repair protein RecO: MIIKTDGIVLKSIDYGESHKIIHLLTPTLGKLSTLAMGAKKTRSKFSATTQPLTLGSFVMYKKEATLGRLNESELIKTYSNIRKDLLLSSYMMYLSDLTDRVTIENENTEEIYKLLLNILDKIDSGMFDAEILVRIYEIKLFSLRGYRPQFDECIECSTTDKGYAYRFSISLGGYICGACFSKDQHAIQISQPVAKLLRVFQYIDIDKIGNISIKKSSREEIRQINQRFIEHYFGIKLKWFNVIDDIKNMYDL; encoded by the coding sequence ATGATTATTAAAACAGATGGAATCGTATTAAAAAGCATTGATTACGGAGAATCCCACAAGATAATTCATCTATTAACTCCTACCCTTGGGAAGTTATCAACACTTGCTATGGGCGCCAAAAAAACTAGAAGCAAATTCAGTGCAACTACCCAACCATTGACGTTGGGTTCTTTCGTTATGTATAAAAAAGAAGCAACGTTAGGTCGCCTTAACGAGAGCGAACTAATAAAAACTTATTCAAATATAAGAAAAGATCTCTTATTGTCATCTTATATGATGTATCTTTCTGACCTTACGGATAGAGTAACAATAGAGAATGAAAATACAGAAGAAATTTACAAGTTACTATTGAACATTCTCGATAAAATCGATAGTGGTATGTTTGATGCAGAAATTCTTGTCCGTATTTATGAAATTAAATTATTTTCATTAAGGGGATATAGACCTCAATTTGATGAATGTATTGAATGTAGTACAACCGACAAAGGCTATGCATATCGATTTAGTATCTCTTTGGGTGGATATATATGTGGCGCATGCTTCTCTAAGGATCAACATGCAATCCAAATATCTCAGCCAGTTGCTAAGCTATTAAGGGTGTTTCAATATATAGATATTGATAAAATTGGGAACATTTCAATTAAAAAAAGCTCCCGTGAAGAAATAAGACAGATTAACCAAAGGTTTATCGAACATTATTTTGGAATAAAATTAAAATGGTTTAATGTGATAGATGACATCAAAAATATGTATGATTTGTAA
- a CDS encoding YqzL family protein, which translates to MILTAGKYFQHEILVIAETTVKQVNKKERFDYMKNFSWNYFSLSGKVESYLLYKDLTNAVTEDGEVQDESVERNQDL; encoded by the coding sequence ATGATACTTACAGCAGGTAAATATTTTCAACATGAAATATTAGTTATTGCAGAAACTACAGTTAAGCAAGTAAATAAAAAAGAAAGGTTTGATTATATGAAGAACTTTTCTTGGAATTACTTTTCATTATCTGGAAAAGTTGAGAGCTACTTGTTATACAAGGATTTAACTAATGCTGTTACTGAAGATGGAGAGGTGCAAGACGAGTCCGTTGAACGGAATCAGGACTTATGA
- the era gene encoding GTPase Era, whose protein sequence is MRNDNFKSGFISIVGRPNVGKSTLLNKILRQKIAIMSDKPQTTRNKIQGILTEHDFQAIFIDTPGIHKPKHKLGEFMNKQATSTLGEVDAILFLVEANQEPGAGDQYIADILKGIKTPIILVLNKVDLIKKDELLLRIDQYKDLVDVEEIIPLSALQGDNVEVLIKEIKKRLPEGPMFFAADQITDHPERFVIAELIREKVLQLTEEEIPHSVAVVVEQIVEREHTDKLFVSAVIYTERKSQKGILIGKDGALLKEVGKRARNDIERLLGSKIYLDLWIKVKKDWRNHAIDLRNFGFHE, encoded by the coding sequence GTGAGAAACGATAATTTTAAATCAGGTTTTATTTCAATTGTTGGTAGACCAAATGTAGGAAAATCAACATTACTAAACAAAATATTGCGTCAGAAAATCGCCATCATGTCAGATAAGCCACAAACAACAAGGAATAAAATTCAAGGAATACTAACAGAACATGATTTTCAAGCGATATTTATCGACACACCTGGTATTCATAAGCCTAAGCATAAGTTAGGTGAATTTATGAATAAACAGGCCACTAGTACCTTGGGTGAGGTAGATGCTATACTATTTCTAGTTGAAGCTAACCAAGAGCCAGGTGCAGGAGATCAGTATATAGCTGACATACTTAAAGGAATAAAAACGCCTATTATTTTAGTATTAAACAAAGTTGATCTAATAAAAAAGGATGAGCTTTTACTTAGAATTGATCAATACAAAGATTTAGTAGACGTAGAAGAAATTATTCCTTTATCAGCTTTGCAAGGCGATAATGTAGAGGTGTTGATAAAGGAAATTAAGAAACGTTTGCCAGAGGGTCCAATGTTTTTTGCTGCTGACCAAATTACCGACCATCCAGAACGTTTTGTTATTGCGGAATTAATCAGGGAAAAAGTACTTCAGTTAACTGAGGAAGAAATACCCCATTCGGTTGCCGTTGTAGTTGAGCAAATAGTTGAGCGAGAACATACGGATAAGCTTTTTGTATCTGCGGTTATCTACACTGAAAGAAAGTCACAAAAAGGTATACTAATCGGTAAAGATGGAGCTTTACTCAAGGAAGTTGGGAAAAGGGCTAGAAACGATATCGAGCGTTTACTCGGTTCTAAAATCTATTTAGATTTATGGATAAAGGTTAAAAAAGACTGGCGGAATCATGCTATAGATTTAAGGAATTTTGGCTTTCATGAATGA
- a CDS encoding cytidine deaminase yields MKEELIIAAENAMKHAYAPYSKFAVGAAVLTATGQVYTGCNVENSSYGLTNCAERTAVYKAVSDGHRSFVAIAIIADTELPVSPCGACRQVLSEFAEPNMKVFLANTNGDNKEYTVAQLLPYSFNESMM; encoded by the coding sequence ATGAAAGAAGAGCTAATAATCGCAGCCGAAAATGCAATGAAGCATGCATATGCGCCATACAGTAAATTTGCCGTAGGGGCTGCTGTCTTAACAGCAACTGGACAAGTATATACAGGCTGTAACGTAGAAAACAGCTCGTATGGTTTGACAAATTGTGCTGAGCGAACAGCAGTATACAAAGCTGTTTCTGATGGACATCGCTCGTTTGTAGCAATAGCAATCATTGCTGATACAGAGCTACCTGTTTCACCATGTGGAGCTTGCAGGCAAGTTTTATCAGAATTTGCTGAACCTAATATGAAAGTGTTTTTAGCGAATACTAACGGTGACAACAAAGAATATACAGTAGCTCAACTGTTGCCATACTCGTTTAATGAATCTATGATGTGA
- the ybeY gene encoding rRNA maturation RNase YbeY, producing the protein MGFEIDWLQEHETKKIPEPLLQILDECLQYTGQVINNETGEFSVSFVDEQRIQEINREYRGKDKPTDVISFALNDDLDDIEEIEVLSYHLGDIVICVDIAEKQANDYGHSFERELCFLAVHGLLHLLGYNHETDEQEQVMFAVQEKVMKDRGLI; encoded by the coding sequence TTGGGTTTTGAAATTGATTGGTTACAAGAGCATGAAACAAAAAAAATTCCAGAGCCACTATTGCAAATATTAGACGAATGTCTACAATACACAGGACAAGTCATTAATAATGAAACTGGTGAGTTTAGTGTGTCTTTTGTAGATGAACAACGAATTCAAGAAATAAATAGGGAATATCGTGGTAAGGACAAGCCTACAGATGTTATATCATTTGCATTAAATGACGATTTGGATGATATAGAGGAAATTGAAGTATTATCTTATCATTTGGGCGATATTGTAATCTGCGTAGATATAGCAGAAAAACAGGCCAATGACTATGGGCATTCCTTTGAACGTGAACTATGCTTTTTAGCTGTACATGGTCTACTACATTTGTTAGGCTATAATCATGAAACAGACGAACAGGAGCAGGTTATGTTTGCAGTTCAAGAAAAAGTAATGAAGGATAGAGGATTGATATGA
- a CDS encoding HD family phosphohydrolase — translation MGQLFKNKWKKNIQKYKLQENKLYKYFLFAVLAIGMFLLMLEGITSVSYDLKIGDRSPEDIIANRTAVDVVATDIAKQEARELVEDIYRLDNTILNKVRINIDQLMFDVRRLSNEEITETVKINTLQERSEINLSEEVYYKLLQTDSEKLDTIRFHVRNIITQTMGDGIKQTDLKNARSLADDLIIGLDINKDARFIVREIVQNSIAANMFFDERATEERRDSQEAMVADRMITKNTLIVAKGEVISEDIYTRLQSLNLLEDRIQYVDWAGLLIVVVLLVSGLYAYINVYKKEILNDNYLLTLLVLIWILTFVVIKTVHVTTGLFDVSSVGYLVPIAMSTMLITILVSSKLAVYSAVVFSILVSFIFQTDSTLLFDYRFGFVCLASGLAGVFSVTKMTHRSAIMRAGIIVAFVNVIAILAIHLIAIEFTPSVLTMNLLFGIISGLLSSVLTLGLLPFLESTFGILSSVSLLELSNPNNPLLRKLLIEAPGTYHHSVIVGNLAEAAAEAVDADPLLARVGAFYHDVGKTKRPYMFIENQLTKENPHDKIAPSLSTLIITSHPKDGVELAEKHNIPKPIRDIIHQHHGTSLLSYFYNKAKDSEKGNVNEMDYRYQNIKPQSKEAAIVMVADAVEAAVRAMAKPTPSRMETIIRKIIKEKLADGQFDECDLTFKDLDNMVHAYIHVLNGIFHSRIEYPEDQIQKKVLEEIRPDSNSKSEAM, via the coding sequence GTGGGACAGTTATTTAAAAATAAGTGGAAGAAAAACATACAAAAGTACAAGCTTCAAGAAAATAAATTATATAAATATTTTCTGTTTGCTGTATTAGCTATAGGTATGTTTTTACTTATGTTAGAGGGAATCACAAGCGTGTCCTACGACTTGAAAATTGGAGATCGTAGCCCAGAAGATATTATTGCTAATCGTACGGCAGTAGATGTTGTTGCTACTGATATAGCCAAACAGGAAGCCCGTGAGTTAGTTGAAGACATTTATCGCCTTGATAATACAATATTAAATAAAGTTCGCATCAATATTGATCAGCTTATGTTTGATGTGCGAAGGTTAAGTAATGAAGAGATAACAGAAACGGTTAAAATTAATACACTGCAGGAACGAAGTGAAATAAACCTGTCAGAAGAAGTATATTATAAGCTGCTACAAACTGATTCAGAAAAACTTGATACTATAAGATTTCATGTGCGAAATATAATCACTCAAACTATGGGAGACGGCATTAAACAGACAGACTTAAAAAATGCTCGTTCCTTAGCTGATGATTTAATTATAGGCTTAGATATTAATAAGGATGCACGTTTTATAGTCAGAGAAATTGTGCAAAACTCGATTGCCGCTAACATGTTTTTTGATGAACGTGCAACTGAAGAAAGACGCGACAGTCAAGAAGCAATGGTAGCAGACAGAATGATAACAAAAAACACATTAATAGTAGCAAAAGGAGAAGTTATCTCTGAAGATATATACACTAGGTTACAATCATTAAACTTATTAGAGGATCGAATTCAATACGTTGATTGGGCAGGTCTGCTAATAGTGGTAGTCTTACTTGTTTCTGGGTTATATGCTTATATAAATGTGTACAAAAAAGAAATTCTTAATGATAATTATCTATTAACCCTACTAGTGTTAATTTGGATTTTGACGTTTGTTGTTATCAAGACTGTTCATGTTACTACAGGCTTATTTGATGTAAGCTCTGTTGGTTACTTAGTGCCAATAGCAATGAGTACAATGCTAATAACTATCCTTGTTAGTTCTAAATTGGCAGTATACTCTGCTGTCGTTTTTAGTATATTGGTCAGCTTTATTTTTCAAACGGACTCAACGCTATTATTTGACTATCGTTTTGGCTTTGTCTGCTTAGCTTCGGGACTGGCGGGAGTATTTAGTGTTACTAAAATGACACACCGTTCAGCTATTATGCGCGCCGGTATTATTGTCGCCTTTGTTAATGTGATAGCTATTTTGGCAATCCATTTAATAGCTATTGAGTTTACTCCTAGCGTACTGACGATGAACCTGTTGTTTGGAATTATCAGTGGGCTGTTATCATCAGTATTAACACTAGGGTTACTACCATTTTTAGAAAGCACATTTGGAATTTTGTCTTCCGTAAGCTTACTAGAGTTATCAAATCCGAATAATCCGTTACTACGTAAGCTATTGATTGAAGCGCCAGGTACTTATCACCATAGTGTGATTGTCGGAAATTTAGCTGAGGCAGCAGCTGAAGCAGTGGATGCTGATCCATTATTAGCTAGGGTAGGAGCATTTTATCATGATGTCGGTAAGACTAAACGTCCATATATGTTTATTGAGAACCAATTAACAAAGGAAAATCCACATGATAAGATTGCACCAAGCTTAAGTACGCTAATTATAACCTCCCATCCAAAGGATGGCGTTGAGTTAGCCGAAAAACATAATATACCTAAACCGATTAGGGATATAATTCATCAACATCATGGAACTAGCTTATTAAGCTATTTTTATAATAAAGCAAAGGACTCAGAAAAAGGTAATGTCAATGAAATGGATTATCGATATCAAAATATAAAGCCACAGTCTAAGGAAGCTGCTATTGTAATGGTTGCTGATGCTGTTGAAGCTGCCGTTAGGGCTATGGCAAAACCAACCCCTTCGCGAATGGAAACAATAATTCGCAAGATTATTAAGGAGAAGCTAGCGGATGGGCAATTTGATGAATGTGATTTGACTTTTAAGGATTTAGATAATATGGTACACGCATATATACATGTCTTAAATGGAATTTTCCATTCAAGAATTGAATATCCAGAAGACCAAATTCAGAAAAAAGTTCTAGAAGAGATAAGGCCAGACAGTAATTCAAAGAGTGAGGCGATGTAA
- a CDS encoding PhoH family protein, protein MKEPITVNITLGKIDETTSLFGPNDLFIREIEKHYPVKMVTRGGEITVTGEIEHVKKVEAIIGELQSLIRSKHELNLRDILYTIQIHNQNTDAKISSLLNEEIAKTTKGKPIKVKTLGQKEYIQNIRNKDIVFGVGPAGSGKTFLAVVMAVSALKNNEVKKIILTRPAVEAGEHLGFLPGDLQEKVDPYLRPLYDALDEMLGLETMQKLIERGHIEIAPLAFMRGRTLNDSFVILDEAQNTTREQMKMFLTRLGFGSKMVVTGDITQIDLPRGKESGLIDAIKVLQNVQDLGFTFLKEVDIVRHQLVQKVIKAYGDGS, encoded by the coding sequence TTGAAGGAACCAATCACTGTAAATATAACGCTAGGAAAAATTGATGAGACTACGTCTTTATTTGGACCAAATGACTTGTTTATTAGAGAGATTGAAAAACACTACCCTGTAAAAATGGTTACACGTGGTGGAGAAATAACTGTTACAGGTGAAATTGAACATGTAAAAAAGGTTGAAGCTATTATTGGAGAGCTACAATCGTTAATAAGGTCTAAGCATGAACTAAATTTACGTGATATTCTATATACAATTCAGATTCATAACCAGAATACAGACGCTAAAATTTCTAGCCTTTTAAACGAGGAAATTGCAAAAACGACCAAGGGAAAACCAATTAAGGTAAAAACCCTCGGTCAGAAGGAATATATTCAAAATATCAGAAACAAAGATATAGTTTTTGGTGTTGGCCCTGCAGGTAGCGGGAAAACGTTCCTGGCAGTTGTTATGGCAGTTTCAGCGCTTAAGAACAATGAAGTGAAAAAGATAATATTAACTAGGCCTGCCGTAGAGGCTGGAGAACATCTTGGTTTTCTGCCTGGTGATTTACAGGAAAAGGTTGATCCTTACTTACGACCGCTATATGATGCACTAGACGAAATGCTTGGCTTAGAGACTATGCAAAAGCTCATAGAACGAGGACATATAGAAATTGCCCCATTAGCTTTTATGAGGGGAAGGACCTTAAATGATTCATTTGTTATATTAGATGAAGCACAAAATACAACACGTGAACAGATGAAGATGTTTTTGACTAGATTAGGCTTTGGATCAAAGATGGTAGTAACAGGAGATATAACTCAGATTGACCTGCCACGAGGTAAGGAGTCAGGTCTCATTGATGCAATAAAAGTTCTCCAGAATGTACAAGATTTAGGCTTTACCTTTTTAAAGGAAGTAGATATAGTTAGACACCAATTGGTTCAAAAGGTAATCAAAGCATATGGTGATGGGTCTTAA